One window from the genome of Candidatus Zixiibacteriota bacterium encodes:
- a CDS encoding GyrI-like domain-containing protein, giving the protein MSGSPDVIVQRLNPIRVAYMRHIGPYHEVGPTFTRLCQWAGERGLSRSGLRLIGASWDNPAVVPAALLRYDACIEVEEDFHPVDEIPVQTFPGGEYAVYRHVGPYSGLAEAFRRLLYEWLPSSGRHSRGGACLEIYAPQDHAVTPPAELITDLLIPVR; this is encoded by the coding sequence ATGTCGGGAAGTCCGGATGTTATCGTGCAACGCCTGAATCCGATTCGGGTCGCCTATATGCGCCACATCGGTCCGTACCATGAGGTCGGGCCGACGTTCACCCGTCTCTGCCAATGGGCGGGCGAACGGGGACTGTCTCGCTCGGGCCTCCGCCTGATCGGCGCCTCGTGGGACAATCCCGCGGTCGTGCCGGCGGCGCTGTTGCGCTACGATGCCTGCATCGAGGTTGAGGAGGATTTTCACCCGGTGGACGAGATTCCGGTGCAGACGTTCCCCGGGGGCGAGTACGCCGTCTATCGGCACGTCGGTCCCTACAGCGGTCTGGCGGAGGCTTTTCGCCGCCTGCTCTACGAGTGGTTGCCCTCGAGCGGGAGGCACAGCCGGGGCGGGGCCTGCCTGGAGATATACGCTCCGCAGGATCATGCGGTCACCCCTCCCGCGGAGCTGATCACGGATCTGCTGATTCCGGTGCGGTGA
- a CDS encoding VOC family protein → MAQAKRVPTGQERAIPHLVVDNAAAAIDFYRKAFGAEELMRMPAPDGRRLFHAEIRLGASVIYLCDDFPEMCGGRSQTPKALGGTPVTIHHYVEDCDAIIQRAGKAGAKVVRPPEDMFWGDRYGAVEDPFGHHWSFASHVRDVSPQEMAAAVEAMARETAAKS, encoded by the coding sequence ATGGCCCAGGCGAAGCGTGTTCCCACGGGACAGGAGCGGGCGATCCCGCACCTCGTCGTTGACAACGCCGCGGCGGCGATTGACTTCTACCGCAAGGCGTTCGGGGCCGAGGAGCTTATGCGGATGCCGGCGCCCGATGGCCGGCGGCTGTTCCACGCCGAGATCAGGCTGGGCGCGAGCGTCATCTACCTCTGCGACGATTTCCCGGAAATGTGCGGCGGCCGATCGCAGACGCCCAAGGCGTTGGGCGGGACGCCGGTGACGATCCACCACTACGTCGAGGACTGCGACGCCATCATCCAGCGGGCGGGGAAGGCGGGCGCGAAGGTCGTCCGTCCGCCGGAAGACATGTTCTGGGGCGACCGCTACGGCGCGGTGGAGGATCCGTTCGGCCACCACTGGTCGTTCGCGTCGCACGTGCGGGACGTTTCTCCCCAGGAGATGGCCGCCGCGGTCGAGGCCATGGCGCGGGAGACGGCGGCGAAATCCTGA